The following coding sequences are from one Gossypium raimondii isolate GPD5lz chromosome 4, ASM2569854v1, whole genome shotgun sequence window:
- the LOC105780483 gene encoding 60S ribosomal protein L27a-3, with protein sequence MTTRFKKNRKKRGHVSAGHGRIGKHRKHPGGRGNAGGMHHHRILFDKYHPGYFGKVGMRYFHRLRNKFHCPIVNIDKLWSLIPEDVKAKATKDAAPMIDVTQFGYFKVLGKGVLPENQPVVVKAKLVSKTAEKKIKEAGGAVVLTA encoded by the coding sequence ATGACAACCCGCTTCAAGAAGAACCGCAAGAAGCGCGGCCATGTGAGCGCCGGTCACGGTCGTATCGGGAAGCACAGGAAGCACCCCGGGGGTCGCGGTAACGCTGGAGGCATGCACCACCACAGGATCCTCTTCGACAAGTACCATCCTGGTTATTTCGGTAAGGTTGGTATGAGGTACTTCCACAGGCTCCGTAACAAGTTCCATTGCCCCATCGTCAACATCGACAAGCTCTGGTCTCTTATCCCGGAGGACGTGAAAGCCAAGGCCACCAAGGATGCCGCTCCGATGATCGACGTGACACAGTTCGGGTACTTTAAAGTCCTCGGAAAAGGTGTTTTGCCGGAGAACCAACCGGTGGTCGTCAAGGCTAAGTTGGTGTCGAAGACCGCTGAGAAGAAAATTAAGGAGGCTGGTGGTGCTGTTGTGCTCACCGCATAG